In Aspergillus fumigatus Af293 chromosome 4, whole genome shotgun sequence, one genomic interval encodes:
- a CDS encoding AFG1/ZapE family ATPase, which produces MSRPSAKLCAESLPSALRSRAPGLSAGRPGRARVLNGACRRSIHSSNGAARRQVAEAQGVWLNARNAQPRTGVYMRRFATAAVQPQTETIAGQTEDARAGLSGRGPLQEYEGRVQQGRLRDDPHQREIVQKLQDLHNVLKGYTPPTVVHPSVESLDPKPKSSFFGSLFGRQSAKAETEIPENLPKGLYMYGDVGCGKTMLMDLFYETLPANIKSKSRIHFHNFMQDVHKRMHVVKMQYGNDFDALPLVAANIADLSSVLCFDEFQCTDVADAMILRRLLESLMSHGVVLVTTSNRHPDDLYKNGIQRKSFIPCINLLKTALTVINLNSPTDYRKMPRPPAAVYHHPLGPEADRHAQKWYEFLGDPNDPPHPETQEVWGRKIKVPSASGKAARFTFQELIGSATGAADYLELVRNYEAFIVTDVPGMTLQQRDLARRFITFIDAVYESRAKLVLTTAVPLTNLFMSEQEVRTSLEENGDHSDLSDAMRMMMDDLGLSVQALKSTSIFSGDEERFAFARALSRLFEMGSKDWVERGLGVGKTVEEGKSEHDAWMKARSHWSEDNM; this is translated from the exons ATGAGTCGGCCATCTGCGAAACTCTGCGCCGAGTCCCTTCCCTCGGCGCTGAGGAGCCGGGCCCCAGGGTTGTCGGCGGGAAGACCCGGACGTGCACGGGTACTGAACGGGGCATGTAGACGGAGTATACATAGCAGCAATGGCGCAGCTCGTCGTCAGGTGGCCGAAGCGCAGGGTGTTTGGTTGAATGCCAGGAACGCGCAGCCGAGGACTGGAGTGTATATGCGGCGCTTCGCTACGGCGGCTGTTCAGCCTCAGACTGAGACTATTGCGGGACAGACGGAGGATGCGAGGGCTGGGTTGTCTGGTAGGGGGCCATTGCAGGAGTATGAGGGGCGAGTGCAGCAGGGGCGGTTGCGGGATGATCCGCATCAGAGGG AGATTGTCCAAAAGCTGCAGGACCTGCACAACGTGTTGAAAGGTTATACTCCTCCGACCGTTGTGCACCCAAGCGTTGAGTCGCTGGATCCGAAACCCAAGTCGTCGTTCTTCGGCTCGCTGTTTGGGCGCCAGAGCGCAAAGGCGGAGACTGAGATCCCCGAGAATCTCCCCAAGGGATTGTATATGTATGGTGATGTGGGGTGCGGGAAGACGATGCTCATGGATCTGTTCTACGAGACCTTGCCGGCCAACATCAAGTCCAAGTCGCGCATCCATTTCCACAACTTCATGCAGGATGTACATAAGCGCATGCACGTGGTGAAGATGCAGTACGGTAATGACTTCGATGCTCTGCCTTTGGTGGCGGCGAATATCGCGGACTTGTCGAGCGTGTTGTGTTTCGACGAGTTTCAGTGTACGGATGTTGCTGATGCGATGATATTGCGGCG ACTACTTGAATCCCTCATGTCTCATGGCGTCGTGCTCGTAACAACCTCGAACCGTCATCCTGATGATCTGTACAAGAACGGTATTCAACGAAAATCCTTCATTCCGTGTATCAATCTTCTCAAGACTGCTTTGACTGTGATCAACCTGAATTCGCCGACCGATTACCGCAAAATGCCTCGTCCACCAGCTGCCGTGTACCACCACCCGCTTGGTCCTGAAGCTGATCGCCACGCGCAGAAGTGGTACGAATTCCTGGGCGATCCCAATGACCCTCCTCATCCGGAGACACAAGAAGTATGGGGCCGTAAGATCAAGGTTCCCTCGGCCAGCGGAAAGGCGGCCCGTTTCACTTTCCAGGAGCTCATCGGAAGCGCAACGGGAGCGGCGGACTAcctggagctggtgcggAACTACGAAGCTTTCATTGTAACGGATGTTCCAGGGATGACGTTGCAGCAACGCGATCTGGCACGTCGATTCATCACTTTTATTGACGCCGTCTATGAGAGCCGG GCCAAATTAGTTCTCACCACAGCAGTCCCACTCACCAACCTCTTCATGTCCGAGCAAGAAGTAAGAACCTCCCTCGAAGAAAACGGGGACCACTCCGATCTCTCAGACGCCATGCGCatgatgatggacgatcTGGGTTTGTCAGTGCAAGCCCTCAAATCGACCTCCATTTTTAGCGGTGACGAGGAACGATTTGCGTTCGCTCGTGCCCTTTCGCGGTTATTCGAGATGGGCAGTAAGGACTGGGTGGAACGCGGCTTAGGAGTAGGCAAGACCGTCGAGGAGGGGAAGAGTGAGCACGATGCGTggatgaaggcgaggagTCACTGGAGCGAGGACAACATGTAG
- a CDS encoding DUF4246 domain-containing protein, with protein MNRVFSVLKILRPFPRIQLRSITMETRNTRFDLPGYSIPLNWSPGAYEMFPNALESSQAERLTTHREILMMRALNSITDKLDWEKKVFDEEITAKWRKEIIGSGEDITPNMMDWIIKEAQWKAKVFQDTKHVVAFDAGVVKSDIAIGEDLRQVLKDAVRPLEDVPEGLKNYHPGSDDKVVDLVHPSLFPVVYGRTRILHRKLIGLEDFLNYVGEGKILAIPPEEEATATIDRDWGGVRRPYSRKFQWLPCDVHFTDNGECRIASYINNLHPNKHRQLYQVIEKILEQTIPLWNTTLTLVRDKYKRIPYNEVQYDEHPEPEPQPENEEDEHSDEYYQRYDEWQKREPIRRPEPGEFAPHVTEAKKQVNLHKDFAERGLQVIIKLANIELTPEKPEYEGGSWHVEGQLNEHICASAIYYYDSQNITDSRLAFRQRADTEEVSYISYDQSRHEFLHEIFGLDNEAGWNEGNVTQFLGGVDTRQGRLLTFPNSLQHQVSPFALADRSKPGHRKILAFFLVDPHLSIISSANVPPQQEDWWKERQEVVGKLLSERLPAELQNMVNEVLDATPITLEEAKQYRKELMEERSNKAQEQNRDFERGEFNLCEH; from the exons ATGAACAGAGTCTTCTCGGTACTGAAGATTCTCAGGCCATTTCCTCGCATACAATTGCGTTCAATAACAATGGAGACTAGAAACACGCGCTTTGACTTACCGGGTTACTCCATCCCGTTGAATTGGAGCCCAGGAGCTTATGAGATGTTCCCTAATGCGCTGGAGAGTAGTCAGGCTGA GCGCTTGACTACCCATCGGGAGATATTGATGATGCGAGCGCTCAACTCCATTACCGACAAGCTGGACTGGGAGAAAAAG gtctttgatgaagaaatcaCTGCCAAATGGCGCAAGGAAATTATAGGCAGCGGAGAGGATATCACTCCCAATATGATGGACTGGATCATCAAGGAGGCGCAGTGGAAAGCCAAGGTCTTCCAGGACACCAAGCATGTCGTCGCATTCGATGCTGGCGTGGTCAAATCTGATATTGCCATCGGTGAAGACTTACGACAGGTGCTGAAAGATGCTGTTCGGCCCCTGGAGGATGTGCCTGAAGGGCTCAAAAACTACCATCCTGGATCGGACGACAAGGTGGTTGACCTGGTCCATCCGTCGCTGTTCCCGGTCGTCTACGGCAGGACGCGCATTCTTCATAGGAAACTGATTGGTCTCGAGGACTTTTTGAATTATGTCGGAGAGGGCAAGATACTTGCAATTCCtccggaagaggaagctaCTGCTACTATCGACCGCGACTGGGGGGGTGTTCGTCGACCCTACAGCCGCAAATTCCAGTGGCTTCCCTGTGACGTGCATTTCACTGACAATGGCGAATGTCGCATTGCGTCGTATATAAATAACCTGCATCCGAACAAACATCGCCAGCTGTACCAAgtcatcgagaagatccTGGAGCAGACCATCCCGCTGTGGAACACCACCTTGACCCTCGTGCGGGATAAGTACAAGCGAATCCCCTACAATGAAGTCCAATATGACGAGCATCCCGAGCCGGAGCCGCAGCCAGaaaacgaggaagacgagcaTAGTGACGAATATTATCAACGATACGACGAATGGCAAAAGCGAGAGCCCATCCGACGCCCGGAACCGGGCGAGTTCGCTCCCCATGTAACCGAGGCCAAGAAGCAGGTCAACCTGCACAAGGACTTTGCCGAGAGAGGCTTGCAAGTGATCATTAAGCTGGCCAATATCGAGTTGACACCGGAGAAGCCCGAGTACGAGGGCGGATCGTGGCACGTCGAGGGACAACTG AATGAGCATATCTGCGCTTCAGCCATCTACTACTACGACAGTCAGAACATCACCGACAGCAGACTCGCATTCCGACAACGGGCGGATACAGAAGAAGTCTCATATATCTCCTATGACCAATCGCGACACGAATTCCTCCACGAAATCTTTGGCTTGGATAATGAGGCGGGTTGGAACGAGGGCAATGTCACTCAATTCCTCGGCGGGGTGGACACTCGTCAAGGACGCTTGCTCACCTTCCCAAACAGCCTGCAGCACCAGGTGTCGCCGTTTGCGCTGGCAGATCGGTCCAAGCCAGGCCATCGCAAGATCCTCGCTTTCTTCCTCGTGGACCCCCATCTCTCGATTATTTCTTCAGCGAATGTGCCACCTCAACAAGAGGACTGGTGGAAGGAACGGCAGGAGGTTGTCGGGAAGTTGCTGAGCGAGAGACTCCCGGCTGAGTTGCAGAATATGGTCAATGAGGTTCTCGACGCTACGCCAATAACTTTGGAGGAGGCAAAGCAGTACCGCAAGGAATTGATGGAGGAGCGCTCCAACAAGGCGCAGGAACAGAACCGGGACTTTGAAAGGGGGGAGTTTAACTTGTGCGAACATTGA
- a CDS encoding putative di-, tri-valent inorganic cation transporter, producing the protein MVIGISSCFFLTEISFGLYTHSLALVADAFHYLTDLIGLVVALLALKLSEIDDPPKILAFGWQRAPVLGAFFNGALLFALGISILLHSVERFISLHNSCSLLDALAWVLISSALLFFMAGLSFWMCSPVANVKALEKSSHTHRHALDTSTDSSIGAHDEGSIRLPPERTGSSCRDVGMLGVLLHVIGDAVNNLGVMIAALVIWFTEYEGRYYADPGASLWIGVIIILSSLPLLRKAGSILLGCTPSGIDLNDLRSDLEKIQGVLSIHEINVWHISQHKSLAVIGVLLTDQQVPGSTKVISMVNECCQKYGIQSVALRQKLHSQELSLAALDRI; encoded by the exons ATGGTGATCGGGATATCATCATGTTTCTTCTTGACTGAAATCTCAT TTGGCTTGTACACTCATTCGCTGGCTTTGGTGGCAGATGCCTTTCACTAC TTGACTGACCTGATTGGGCTCGTTGTCGCCTTGCTGGCCTTGAAG CTTTCTGAGATCGACGATCCGCCGAAGATTCTGGCCTTCGGGTGGCAGCGAGCACCAGTACTGGGAGCTTTCTTTAACGGAGCGCTTCTCTTTGCGCTGGGAATAAGCATTCTATTGCACTCTGTGGAGAGATTCATATCATTGCATA ACTCATGTTCATTGTTGGATGCGTTGGCTTGGGTCTTAATATCCTCAGCGCTCTTATTCTTCATGGCAGGCTTGTCTTTCTGGATGTGCAGTCCCGTTGCTAATGTCAAGGCATTAGAGAAAAGTTCCCATACCCATCGACACGCGTTAGATACGTCGACAGACTCGTCCATAGGAGCCCATGACGAG GGCAGCATAAGGCTTCCACCTGAGAGGACAGGATCCAGTTGTCGTGATGTTGGAATGCTAGGAGTTTTGCTCCATGTTATCGGAGATGCAGTGAACAATCTCGGCGTTATGATTGCTGCACTGGTAATCTGGTTCACAGAATATGAAGGACGATACTACGCTGATCCAGGAGCAAGTTTATGGATCGGCGTCATAATCATActgtcttctcttccgctcC TGCGGAAGGCCGGATCAATTCTCTTGGGATGTACACCCTCTGGCATTGATCTCAATGACCTAAGAAGTGACCTGGAAAAA ATTCAGGGAGTGCTGTCGATTCATGAGATCAATGTGTGGCATATCAGCCAGCACAAGTCCTTAGCCGTCATTGGAGTGCTCCTCACCGATCAACAAGTCCCAGGGTCCACCAAGGTGATCAGCATGGTCAACGAGTGTTGTCAGAAGTATGGCATTCAATCTGTTGCTCTTCGGCAGAAGCTACATTCACAAGAATTGTCATTGGCAGCGTTAGACAGAATTTGA
- a CDS encoding putative glutamyl-tRNA(Gln) amidotransferase subunit A, whose amino-acid sequence MSVQNWEIRACRAKDVLLNSVPKQWILPAHKLPPAHQKNVEDFPRKSGILSDREVSITEMSATALVAGMGAGLLSAEEVVVAFLKRAVLGHQLLNFATEFMAERAISRAKKLDEYFKRTGKLVGPLHGVPISVKEHIEIKGRTCNAGFVAWVDDIANEDALLVQYLERAGAIFHVRTNQPQSLMHLCCDNNLTGPTRNPYNRTLTPGGSSGGEGASMGFKCAALGVGTDIGGSIRAPAGFCGAYGFRPTALRMPATGIKVPGPGQESIHGTAGPLASQSVEDLNLFQRAVIDQEPWETETSLVPLPWRQVKATKNMTVGIMWDDGYSLNLNHYSPLR is encoded by the exons ATGTCTGTACAAAATTGGGAAATTCGAGCATGTCGTGCTAAAGACGTACTTCTGAACTCAGTTCCCAAACAATGGATCCTTCCCGCACACAAACTGCCTCCGGCGCACCAGAAAAATGTCGAAGACTTTCCTCGAAAGAGCGGCATCCTCAGTGATAGAGAAGTCTCTATTACCGAGATGTCTGCTACCGCGCTTGTAGCAGGTATGGGAGCGGGCCTATTGAGTGCCGAGGAAGTGGTCGTTGCGTTTCTCAAACGAGCTGTCTTGGGCCACCAGTTG CTCAACTTTGCTACGGAGTTCATGGCGGAGAGAGCCATTTCTAGGGCTAAAAAGCTTGACGAGTACTTCAAGAGAACTGGAAAGCTTGTTGGGCCCTTG CATGGCGTCCCCATCAGCGTGAAAGAGCATATCGAGATCAAAGGTCGAACCTGCAATGCAGGCTTTGTGGCATG GGTCGATGACATTGCAAACGAAGACGCATTGCTTGTCCAGTATCTTGAGAGAGCAGGCGCCATTTTCCATGTGCGAACAAACCAGCCCCAGTCATTGATG CATCTCTGCTGCGACAACAATCTCACCGGTCCCACGAGGAACCCTTATAACCGCACCCTCACACCCGGCGGCTCCTCAGGCGGCGAGGGCGCCTCAATGGGCTTCAAGTGTGCTGCTCTCGGTGTCGGTACCGACATTGGCGGGTCCATCAGAGCCCCTGCTGGCTTCTGCGGTGCATATGGATTCCGTCCTACCGCTCTCCGGATGCCTGCGACAGGAATCAAAGTCCCCGGCCCAGGACAGGAGTCCATCCACGGCACCGCCGGACCGTTGGCAAGCCAAAGTGTCGAAGATCTAAATCTCTTCCAACGAGCCGTCATCGACCAGGAGCCATGGGAGACAGAAACATCCCTAGTCCCGTTACCCTGGAGGCAGGTAAAAGCCACCAAGAACATGACGGTTGGCATCATGTGGGATGATGGGTATTCCCTAAACCTCAATCACTATTCTCCTCTTAGATAA
- the chsB gene encoding chitin synthase class II, whose amino-acid sequence MSSNSSRMYPPAPNYEEEPPAYGNYGETTSFLADHDSSPRHQGVTMRLLPNSTDVDDDLSVDVERGASHHYGIEYSDDESTRANVQYVPYSGNANGGYNRFYGYNAEESPSRPASSLGNVPSIPPPAVSAVEVPQYSSRPASPLRPWSPARAADWTRPPAPPSVTGSQYERADLNGSPRPGTPSSRYGGSPRRPLPPAPLFAGPGAATGQDTSIDIGDGNDPEDPFGGGGRTNNRHEHRGSIRSFMSDSTMITDEKEEMAKINLNEDDVVDVDPNMHYGPAPEKQSRRGVREAQMSKKEVQLINGELILECKIPTILHSFLPRRDDREFTHMRYTAVTCDPDDFTQRGYKLRQQIGSTMRETELFICVTMYNEDETHFTRTMHGIMRNISHFCSRSKSRTWGKDGWKKIVVCIIADGRKKVHPRTLNALAAMGVYQEGIAKNIVNQKQVTAHVYEYTTQVSLDSDLKFKGAEKGIMPCQVIFCLKEHNQKKLNSHRWFFNAFGRALQPNICILLDVGTKPEPTALYHLWKAFDQDSNVAGAAGEIKAGKGKNMMGLLNPLVASQNFEYKMSNILDKPLESVFGYITVLPGALSAYRFFALQNDADGNGPLNQYFKGETLHGKDADVFTANMYLAEDRILCWELVAKREERWVLKFVKSAVGETDVPDTIPEFISQRRRWLNGAFFAAVYSLVNVKQLWKTDHSVPRKILLQIEAFYQFLNLLFTYFGLANFYLAFFFIAGSLSDERIDPFGHNMGKYIFFVLRYACILVMCLQFIISMGNRPQGAKKLYMSGIIVYSIIMVYTAFCALYLVVLELMAKAGVGKKELAVSDSLFINIVVSLLSTVGLYFYSSFLYLDPWHMFTSSAQYFALLPSYICTLQVYAFCNTHDVTWGTKGDNTINNDLGAARIINGTTVEVEMPSEQLDIDSGYDAALRNLRDRLEVPPPPVSENQQQEDYYRAVRTYMVSIWMVANVILAMSVSEIYGVDSGGTNVYLGIILWSVAVLALIRAVGSTTYAILLVVQKIVEGKTKFDAGNIVNSNAATSSYVSSRSTAQYGGGTSFKDKVTEAGWTLKRTAGKAMFWKK is encoded by the exons ATGAGCTCCAACTCGTCGCGAATGTATCCACCCGCGCCAAACTACGAGGAAGAGCCGCCTGCATATGGCAACTATGGAGAGACAACATCCTTCCTCGCAGATCACGATTCTTCACCCCGTCATCAGGGGGTCACCATGCGCCTGTTACCCAATAGCACCGATGTGGATGACGATCTAAGTGTCGATGTGGAAAGGGGTGCTAGTCATCACTATGGAATTGAGTACTCTGACGATGAATC GACTAGAGCTAACGTACAATATGTGCCATATAGCGGAAATGCCAACGGAGGATACAATAGATTCTACGGGTATAATGCTGAAGAGTCTCCATCACGGCCTGCTTCGAGTCTAGGGAATGTCCCATCGATCCCTCCACCAGCCGTTTCCGCGGTCGAAGTGCCGCAGTATTCATCGCGCCCTGCTTCTCCCCTCAGACCTTGGTCTCCAGCGCGCGCGGCGGACTGGACAAGGCCCCCGGCTCCACCGTCTGTCACCGGCTCGCAGTACGAACGCGCAGATCTAAACGGCAGTCCACGGCCAGGTACACCCAGTTCCAGATACGGCGGGAGCCCTAGACGCCCCTTGCCACCTGCTCCATTGTTTGCTGGCCCCGGAGCAGCAACGGGGCAAGATACAAGCATCGATATCGGAGATGGCAACGATCCTGAAGATCCgttcggaggaggaggaaggacGAACAACCGACACGAGCACCGTGGAAGCATTCGATCGTTCATGAGCGATTCGACCATGATCAcagatgaaaaggaagagatggcGAAGATCAACCTCAATGAAGACGATGTCGTCGACGTTGACCCTAACATGCACTATGGTCCCGCTCCTGAAAAGCAAAGTCGTCGAGGAGTTCGAGAGGCCCAGATGTCTAAGAAGGAAGTCCAGCTGATCAACGGTGAACTGATCCTCGAATGTAAAATTCCCACGATTTTGCATAGTTTCTTACCTCGTCGGGATGACCGCGAGTTCACGCACATGCGCTATACAGCCGTTACTTGCGATCCAGATGACTTCACTCAGAGAGGTTATAAACTACGCCAACAGATTGGAAGTACCATGCGCGAGACTGAGTTATTCATTTGTGTGACTATGTACAATGAGGATGAAACACACTTCACCCGCACCATGCATGGGATTATGCGAAACATCAGCCACTTCTGCTCAAGATCCAAATCCAGAACATGGGGTAAAGACggatggaagaagattgtGGTTTGTATTATTGCAGATGGTCGCAAGAAGGTCCATCCAAGGACTCTGAACGCACTGGCAGCAATGGGAGTCTACCAAGAAGGTATCGCCAAAAATATTGTCAACCAGAAGCAGGTCACGGCCCATGTGTATGAATACACGACTCAGGTATCTCTCGACTCAGATCTGAAGTTCAAGGGAGCAGAGAAGGGCATCATGCCCTGTCAAGtgatcttctgcctcaaAGAACACAACCAGAAAAAGTTAAACTCACACCGCTGGTTCTTCAATGCCTTTGGGCGCGCTCTACAACCGAATATTTGCATCCTTCTGGATGTTGGAACCAAACCGGAGCCCACTGCATTATACCATTTGTGGAAGGCGTTCGACCAAGACTCAAATGTTGCCGGAGCAGCTGGTGAGATCAAGGCCGGTAAGGGCAAGAACATGATGGGCTTGTTGAATCCGCTTGTCGCAAGTCAGAACTTTGAGTATAAAATGTCCAACATTTTGGACAAACCCTTGGAATCGGTCTTTGGATACATCACTGTGCTTCCCGGAGCTCTCAGTGCGTATCGTTTCTTTGCTCTGCAAAACGATGCCGATGGCAACGGACCGCTTAATCAGTATTTCAAGGGTGAAACACTGCACGGCAAGGATGCCGATGTCTTCACAGCCAATATGTACCTGGCAGAAGATCGTATCCTGTGCTGGGAATTGGTAGCCAAGCGGGAAGAGAGATGGGTTCTGAAATTTGTCAAAAGCGCTGTCGGTGAAACTGACGTTCCAG ACACCATACCGGAGTTTATCTCCCAGCGAAGACGTTGGCTGAACGGTGCCTTTTTTGCTGCGGTATATTCCCTCGTCAATGTAAAACAACTTTGGAAGACCGACCACTCTGTTCCGCGcaagattcttcttcagattgAGGCGTTCTATCAATTTTTGAACCTGCTCTTCACTTACTTTGGATTG GCAAACTTCTACctggctttctttttcattgCAGGATCTCTATCGGACGAGAGAATTGACCCATTTGGACATAACATGGGAAAATACATCTTCTTTGTCCTGCGGTACGCATGCATCTTGGTCATGTGCTTGCAATTCATCATTTCGATGGGTAATCGACCACAGGG AGCAAAGAAGCTTTACATGTCGGGCATCATCGTCTACAGTATAATAATGGTCTACACCGCATTCTGTGCTCTCTATCTAGTCGTTCTAGAGCTGATGGCGAAGGCTGGGGTGGGCAAGAAAGAGCTTGCTGTTAGTGATTCGCTCTTCATCAATATTGTGGTATCCCTGCTCTCCACTGTCGGTCTCTACTTCTATTCTTCGTTCCTATATTTGGATCCGTGGCATATGTTCACTTCTTCGGCGCAATACTTTGCGCTGTTGCCAAGCTACATTTGCACTCTGCAGGTCTATGCGTTCTGTAACACGCACGATGTGACTTGGGGTACCAAGGGAgacaacaccatcaacaacgACCTAGGCGCAGCACGTATCATTAACGGAACGACCGTCGAGGTGGAAATGCCCTCAGAGCAGCTTGACATTGACAGTGGCTACGACGCCGCCCTGCGCAACCTCCGTGACCGTCTCGAAGTCCCTCCACCCCCAGTGTCCGAgaaccagcagcaagaagactATTACCGCGCCGTGCGTACATACATGGTGTCCATCTGGATGGTCGCCAATGTCATCCTCGCCATGTCCGTCTCCGAGATCTATGGCGTCGACTCTGGTGGAACAAATGTCTATCTGGGCATCATTTTGTGGTCAGTGGCTGTGTTGGCGCTGATCCGTGCCGTCGGGTCCACGACGTATGCGATCTTGTTAGTGGTCCAGAAGATCGTTGAGGGCAAGACCAAGTTTGATGCAGGCAATATTGTGAATTCCAACGCTGCTACTTCGAGTTATGTGTCGAGCAGATCGACGGCGCAGTATGGTGGTGGGACTAGCTTCAAGGATAAGGTGACAGAGGCTGGTTGGACCCTCAAGAGGACAGCAGGAAAGGCTatgttctggaagaagtAA